The following are from one region of the Nostoc cf. commune SO-36 genome:
- a CDS encoding glycoside hydrolase 100 family protein — protein sequence MTSAIDQNSQLEAEAWELLEESIIYYQGKPIGTVAAHDPESDALNYDQCFLRDFVPSALVFLMHGKAEIVRNFLVETLKLQSHEKQIDCFEPGAGLMPASFKVHSKGNDEFLVADFGELAIARVSPIDSCMWWILLLRAYEKATGDLTLARQPDFQAGIKLILDLCLVHRFSMYPTMLVPDGAFMIDRRMGVYEHPLEIQVLFYASLRAATELLLPDGDGDSYLGKVNRRLGSLKYHIRNYYWLDLKRLGEIYRYKDNEFGKEIVNKFNINSESIPSWLTEWLPETGGYLAGNLGPGRIDFRFFALGNLMAILASLASETESQSIMNLFSQRWQDLIGYMPVKICFPALEGLEWRIVTGCDSKNRAWSYHNGGNWPVLLWLFTAAAHKAGRTELAQAAIAIAERRLSKDKFPEYYDGNNGRLIGKEARIYQTWSIAGLLAAKKFVENPEYLELISFAEGLEVAGCSL from the coding sequence ATGACTAGCGCGATCGATCAGAACAGTCAACTGGAAGCAGAAGCCTGGGAATTGTTGGAAGAGTCGATAATTTATTACCAGGGAAAACCCATTGGTACTGTAGCTGCCCACGATCCGGAGTCAGATGCACTCAATTATGACCAGTGCTTCCTCCGCGATTTTGTCCCTTCTGCCTTAGTGTTTTTGATGCACGGCAAAGCAGAGATTGTCCGTAACTTCTTAGTAGAAACACTGAAATTACAAAGTCATGAAAAGCAAATAGACTGCTTTGAACCGGGAGCGGGATTAATGCCTGCAAGTTTCAAAGTACACTCCAAAGGGAATGATGAATTTTTGGTCGCTGATTTTGGTGAACTAGCGATCGCTCGTGTTTCCCCAATTGATTCTTGTATGTGGTGGATTCTCCTGCTACGCGCTTATGAAAAAGCTACAGGCGATTTAACCCTAGCGCGTCAGCCAGATTTTCAAGCAGGAATCAAGTTAATTTTGGATCTTTGCTTGGTACATCGCTTTTCCATGTACCCAACAATGTTAGTTCCCGATGGCGCGTTTATGATTGACCGTCGCATGGGAGTCTACGAACATCCTCTAGAAATTCAGGTGTTATTCTATGCATCTCTCAGAGCTGCTACTGAATTGCTTTTACCAGATGGGGATGGCGATAGCTACCTCGGCAAAGTCAATAGACGATTGGGATCTTTGAAATATCATATCCGCAACTATTACTGGCTAGACCTGAAGCGATTGGGGGAAATTTATCGTTACAAGGATAACGAATTTGGTAAAGAAATTGTTAATAAATTCAACATCAACTCAGAATCAATCCCCAGTTGGTTAACCGAGTGGTTGCCCGAAACTGGAGGATATTTAGCGGGAAATCTGGGGCCGGGACGGATAGATTTTCGCTTTTTTGCTCTGGGAAATCTGATGGCAATCTTAGCTTCTTTAGCAAGTGAAACAGAATCTCAAAGCATCATGAATTTATTTTCCCAACGCTGGCAAGACTTGATCGGCTATATGCCTGTTAAAATCTGCTTCCCAGCTTTGGAAGGTTTAGAATGGAGAATTGTTACAGGATGTGATTCTAAGAACAGAGCTTGGTCTTATCACAACGGCGGTAACTGGCCCGTTTTACTATGGTTATTTACCGCAGCGGCCCACAAAGCAGGTCGAACAGAACTTGCCCAAGCAGCAATAGCTATTGCCGAAAGACGTTTATCTAAAGATAAATTCCCGGAATACTACGATGGCAACAATGGTCGTTTAATTGGTAAAGAAGCCAGAATTTATCAAACTTGGAGCATTGCTGGGTTGCTAGCTGCTAAAAAGTTTGTAGAAAATCCAGAGTACTTAGAATTAATCAGTTTTGCAGAGGGTCTTGAAGTCGCAGGCTGTAGTCTGTAG
- a CDS encoding SDR family oxidoreductase encodes MIGLKGKNALITGATSGIGQAIAIRLAEEGCNIAINYRSYPEDAADTEEMALQKACGNIETCGVKSLPVHGDVSQESDIVEMVNTVVKEFGSLDILVNNAGIQKESPSHEVTTADFDQVITVNLRGAYLCARETIKHLLSKNRPGVIINISSVHEIIPRPMYISYSISKGGMENLTKTLALEYASLGIRVNAIAPGATVTPINQAWTDDPEKKAIVESHIPMGRAGSSEEMAAAVAFLASDEAAYITGQTLFVDGGLTLYADFRESWSA; translated from the coding sequence ATGATAGGCTTAAAAGGAAAGAATGCTTTAATTACAGGTGCAACTTCAGGTATTGGTCAGGCGATCGCAATCAGACTCGCCGAAGAAGGGTGCAACATCGCCATCAATTACCGCTCATACCCCGAAGATGCGGCAGACACGGAAGAGATGGCATTACAAAAAGCCTGCGGAAATATCGAAACCTGTGGTGTTAAGTCGCTACCGGTTCACGGAGATGTCTCCCAAGAATCAGACATTGTAGAGATGGTCAACACCGTAGTAAAGGAATTTGGCAGTTTAGATATTCTAGTTAACAATGCTGGCATTCAAAAAGAAAGTCCCTCGCACGAAGTCACCACAGCAGACTTTGACCAGGTAATTACAGTCAATCTCCGGGGTGCTTATCTCTGCGCCCGTGAAACTATTAAACACCTCCTGTCTAAAAATCGTCCGGGAGTGATTATTAATATTTCCAGCGTTCACGAAATTATTCCGCGACCCATGTATATCAGTTATTCCATTAGCAAAGGCGGTATGGAAAACCTGACCAAAACTTTAGCATTGGAATATGCAAGCCTTGGTATTCGTGTCAACGCCATTGCCCCCGGAGCAACAGTCACGCCAATAAATCAAGCCTGGACAGATGACCCCGAAAAAAAGGCGATCGTGGAAAGTCACATCCCAATGGGGCGTGCTGGCTCCTCAGAGGAGATGGCAGCCGCAGTAGCTTTTTTAGCTTCGGATGAAGCCGCCTACATCACCGGACAAACATTGTTTGTAGATGGTGGATTAACTTTGTATGCTGACTTCCGAGAATCTTGGTCAGCTTGA
- a CDS encoding SAM-dependent methyltransferase, with protein sequence MNFKKTLFLLVTGVSITSLGIAGCAPQQQDLEAGTQPSTLTGQTETETPSATTPTTQPQERPGDVPYVPTPQPVVDAMLEVAKVNKDDVLYDLGSGNGIIVNTAAQKFGTRGVGIDINPERIQEANENAKKAGVTDRVKFVQQDLFNTDFSEATVVTLYLLPEVNLKLRPKLLSQLKPGTRIVSHAFDMGDWKPDQTVNVDGKTVYYWVVPEQVPANLR encoded by the coding sequence ATGAACTTCAAGAAAACTCTGTTTTTACTAGTTACAGGCGTTAGTATTACCAGCTTGGGAATTGCTGGGTGTGCGCCGCAACAGCAAGATTTGGAAGCTGGGACACAACCTTCTACTTTAACGGGTCAGACCGAAACCGAAACACCATCTGCAACAACTCCCACAACTCAACCACAAGAACGCCCCGGCGATGTTCCTTATGTACCTACACCACAGCCAGTGGTAGATGCAATGTTGGAAGTGGCAAAAGTGAATAAAGATGATGTGCTTTACGACCTTGGTAGTGGTAATGGCATAATTGTCAATACTGCGGCACAAAAGTTTGGTACGCGCGGTGTCGGCATAGATATTAACCCCGAACGCATCCAAGAAGCTAATGAAAATGCCAAAAAGGCAGGTGTAACCGATCGCGTTAAGTTTGTCCAACAAGATTTGTTCAACACTGATTTTAGTGAAGCAACAGTAGTTACACTTTACTTATTGCCAGAGGTTAACCTCAAACTCCGTCCCAAGCTATTGAGTCAACTCAAGCCTGGTACTCGCATTGTCTCCCACGCCTTCGATATGGGCGATTGGAAACCAGACCAGACGGTGAATGTAGACGGCAAAACTGTTTACTATTGGGTAGTTCCTGAACAAGTACCAGCGAATTTGCGCTAG